A window from Nocardioides mesophilus encodes these proteins:
- the ccrA gene encoding crotonyl-CoA carboxylase/reductase translates to MTTLTSQRKSVATPGAEIVPVGELPPLGVVPSHMHAQVVRQERYGDPLTAFQHEVVQVPDLGPDEVLVAVMAAGINYNNVWAARGYPVDQIGARQRKGEPHDFHIGGSDASGIVYARGDAVTGVEIGDEVVIHPGWWETDDPWIAAGKDAMIAPSARIWGYDTNFGSFAQFSRVQAHQVLPKAEHLGWAAAAAPTLVGATAYRMMHGWAGNTVTAGDVVLVWGGSGGVGSQAIQLAKLAGAVPVAVVSEAERGQYAMDRGAAGWIDRHDFSHWGIPPLVDDTAGQREWSAEAKKFGKRIWEIAGERTDPALVVEHPGAATVPTSIFVCQPGGMVVICAGTSGFDAMVDLRYHWTRQKRFQGSHGTNDSQAQGYNDLVRSGQIDPCLGRVVSFDEIGSAHASMGRGEDVFGNMVALVGSSAPTDGAATG, encoded by the coding sequence ATGACCACCCTGACCAGCCAGCGGAAGAGCGTCGCCACCCCCGGCGCAGAGATCGTGCCCGTGGGAGAGCTGCCCCCGCTCGGCGTCGTGCCGAGCCACATGCACGCACAGGTCGTGCGTCAGGAGCGGTACGGCGATCCCCTGACGGCGTTCCAGCACGAGGTGGTCCAGGTGCCGGACCTGGGCCCGGACGAGGTCCTGGTGGCCGTCATGGCCGCCGGCATCAACTACAACAACGTGTGGGCGGCACGCGGGTATCCCGTCGACCAGATCGGCGCGCGGCAGCGCAAGGGCGAGCCCCACGACTTCCACATCGGCGGATCGGACGCGTCCGGGATCGTCTACGCGCGCGGCGACGCGGTCACGGGGGTCGAGATCGGTGACGAGGTCGTGATCCACCCCGGATGGTGGGAGACCGACGATCCCTGGATCGCGGCCGGGAAGGACGCGATGATCGCGCCCTCCGCCAGGATCTGGGGCTACGACACCAACTTCGGCTCCTTCGCCCAGTTCTCCCGGGTGCAGGCCCACCAGGTCCTGCCCAAGGCCGAGCACCTCGGATGGGCCGCGGCGGCGGCCCCCACGCTGGTGGGCGCGACCGCCTATCGCATGATGCACGGGTGGGCCGGCAACACGGTCACCGCGGGTGACGTGGTCCTGGTGTGGGGCGGATCGGGCGGTGTCGGCTCACAGGCCATCCAGCTGGCCAAGCTCGCCGGTGCCGTACCGGTCGCGGTGGTCTCCGAGGCCGAGCGGGGGCAGTACGCGATGGATCGCGGCGCCGCCGGGTGGATCGATCGACACGACTTCAGCCACTGGGGCATCCCGCCGTTGGTGGACGACACGGCCGGACAGCGCGAGTGGTCGGCCGAGGCCAAGAAGTTCGGCAAGCGCATCTGGGAGATCGCCGGAGAGCGGACCGACCCAGCCCTCGTCGTGGAGCACCCCGGTGCGGCAACCGTGCCGACCAGCATCTTCGTGTGCCAACCCGGGGGGATGGTGGTCATCTGCGCGGGCACCTCCGGCTTCGACGCCATGGTCGACCTGCGCTACCACTGGACCCGACAGAAGCGCTTCCAGGGATCTCACGGCACCAACGACTCCCAGGCGCAGGGCTACAACGATCTGGTGCGGTCCGGGCAGATCGACCCGTGCCTCGGCCGTGTCGTGAGCTTCGACGAGATCGGGTCCGCGCACGCCAGCATGGGTCGCGGCGAGGACGTCTTCGGGAACATGGTCGCGCTCGTGGGTTCCTCCGCGCCGACCGACGGGGCCGCGACCGGATGA
- a CDS encoding aldehyde dehydrogenase family protein has translation MSESSSVTTWDRMYVDGRWQHPSDPALIEVVHPCSEEVVALVASCAAVDVDVAVQAARRAFPDWSDAPVATRQGRLRRLLEGMRAQADELASLVELEIGAPWPLARSEHVDTPLAMLEDCLELVGQCHDERIGNSLVVREPVGVVAAITPWNYPLYQLVAKVAPALAVGCTVVAKPAEIAPLSTYRFTEILHEAGFPAGVFNLVPGSGSVVGEALSAHPDVDMVSFTGSTAAGARVSAAAAPSVKRVALELGGKSASVVLEGSDLDAAVTATVQNCMSNSGQSCSAWTRLLVPRAEHARAAQVAAAAARELSDGLGPVASRAQFDSVQSYIAAGIDEGAQLVAGGLGRPAHLSSGYYVPATVFAQVDPSMRIAREEIFGPVLVVISYDDVDDAVRIANDSPYGLHGAVWAGTEEHGVAVARRLRTGQVDVNGGQFNVSAPFGGYKKSGNGRELGRFGLEEFLETKAIQL, from the coding sequence ATGAGCGAGTCAAGCTCCGTGACGACCTGGGACCGGATGTACGTCGACGGGCGCTGGCAGCACCCGTCGGACCCGGCGCTCATCGAGGTCGTGCACCCGTGCTCGGAGGAGGTGGTGGCCCTGGTCGCCAGCTGCGCCGCCGTCGACGTGGACGTGGCTGTGCAGGCCGCGCGACGTGCCTTCCCCGACTGGTCCGACGCGCCCGTCGCCACTCGCCAGGGTCGGCTCCGGCGGCTGCTGGAAGGCATGCGTGCGCAAGCCGACGAGCTGGCGTCACTGGTCGAGCTCGAGATCGGCGCACCGTGGCCCCTGGCGCGCTCGGAGCATGTCGACACGCCGCTGGCGATGTTGGAGGACTGCCTGGAGCTGGTGGGGCAGTGCCATGACGAGCGCATCGGCAACTCCCTCGTCGTCCGGGAGCCTGTCGGGGTCGTCGCAGCGATCACCCCGTGGAACTACCCGCTGTACCAGCTCGTCGCCAAGGTGGCGCCCGCCCTCGCGGTCGGTTGCACGGTGGTCGCCAAGCCCGCCGAGATCGCTCCCCTCTCGACCTACCGCTTCACCGAGATTCTGCACGAGGCCGGCTTCCCGGCCGGGGTCTTCAACCTCGTTCCGGGGAGCGGCTCAGTGGTCGGCGAGGCGCTGTCAGCCCACCCTGACGTGGACATGGTGTCGTTCACCGGCTCCACCGCCGCAGGGGCCAGGGTGTCCGCGGCGGCGGCCCCGAGCGTCAAGCGGGTGGCGCTGGAGCTCGGAGGGAAGTCCGCGAGCGTGGTCCTGGAGGGATCCGACCTCGACGCGGCCGTGACCGCCACCGTGCAGAACTGCATGAGCAACAGCGGCCAGTCGTGCAGCGCCTGGACCCGGCTCCTCGTCCCGCGAGCCGAGCACGCCCGAGCGGCCCAGGTTGCGGCGGCCGCTGCCCGCGAGCTGAGCGACGGCCTGGGCCCCGTGGCCTCGCGTGCGCAGTTCGACTCGGTGCAGTCCTACATCGCCGCCGGGATCGACGAGGGAGCACAGCTAGTCGCGGGCGGTCTGGGTCGGCCCGCGCACCTGAGCTCGGGGTACTACGTCCCCGCGACGGTCTTCGCCCAGGTCGATCCCTCCATGCGCATCGCACGCGAGGAGATCTTCGGGCCCGTGCTCGTGGTCATCTCCTACGACGACGTGGACGACGCCGTACGCATCGCCAACGACAGCCCGTACGGACTGCACGGGGCGGTGTGGGCCGGCACCGAGGAGCACGGGGTGGCCGTCGCCCGCCGGCTCCGGACCGGGCAGGTGGACGTCAACGGCGGCCAGTTCAACGTCTCAGCGCCGTTCGGCGGCTACAAGAAGTCCGGTAACGGACGCGAGCTGGGCCGTTTCGGGCTCGAGGAGTTCCTCGAGACCAAGGCGATCCAGCTCTGA
- a CDS encoding enoyl-CoA hydratase/isomerase family protein — translation MSDLILVDQHGAVRWLTLNRPEKLNALSHDMVGELSAALTAAEKDESTKVVVLSGSGRAFCAGFDLTEEAGEGIEGADTWHDILRRDIDVTMQLWSLSKPTVAAVHGWCLAGGCDLAMACDMVIASSDARFGEPEIRYGSGPATMLMPFVLGEKKTNELLFTGDSLSAAEAERIGLVNHVVDDHDLRSAIDALCAKITPTPAGTLRYTKLALTRAYEAMGLRTAVSANHDLSAILNSLDSPEQQAFDERVRTQGLRSALAWRDARYAPPPAPSDLDRSPEP, via the coding sequence ATGAGTGACCTGATCCTGGTCGATCAGCACGGCGCCGTCCGGTGGCTGACCCTGAACCGTCCCGAGAAGCTGAACGCGCTCAGCCACGACATGGTCGGCGAGCTGAGCGCAGCCCTGACTGCGGCCGAGAAGGACGAGTCCACCAAGGTGGTCGTGCTCTCCGGGAGCGGACGAGCCTTCTGCGCCGGATTCGACCTCACCGAGGAGGCCGGGGAGGGCATCGAGGGCGCCGACACCTGGCACGACATCCTTCGCCGGGACATCGACGTCACCATGCAGCTGTGGTCGCTCTCCAAGCCGACCGTAGCCGCCGTGCATGGTTGGTGCCTGGCGGGCGGCTGCGACCTGGCGATGGCCTGCGACATGGTCATCGCCAGCTCGGACGCCCGTTTCGGTGAGCCGGAGATCCGTTACGGCTCCGGGCCCGCGACGATGCTGATGCCGTTCGTCCTCGGTGAGAAGAAGACGAACGAGCTGCTGTTCACTGGCGACTCCCTCTCCGCTGCCGAGGCCGAGCGGATCGGGCTGGTCAACCACGTCGTCGACGACCACGACCTGCGCTCGGCGATCGACGCCTTGTGCGCGAAGATCACGCCCACCCCGGCCGGCACCCTGCGCTACACCAAGCTGGCCCTGACCCGGGCCTACGAGGCGATGGGGCTGCGCACGGCCGTGTCGGCGAACCACGATCTCTCCGCCATCCTCAACAGCCTCGACTCCCCCGAGCAGCAGGCATTCGACGAGCGGGTCCGGACCCAGGGGCTCAGGTCGGCGCTGGCCTGGCGGGATGCCCGGTACGCGCCACCCCCGGCCCCCAGCGACCTGGACAGGAGTCCTGAGCCATGA
- a CDS encoding acetate--CoA ligase family protein, which translates to MVRTLADLADTYGVFPVVVSVGNCDAPAHIMAAAREGGVPLVRGIDRAMRAISGIGASWAAVDSVPAVEHTVAQPRLVGAGALPEFDSATVLRRYGVVVAEGIRAENAQAAAAAADSLGYPVVVKVDGPAHKSRSNGVILGLTSPHAVSEAATAIGGPVLVARQLPPGIEVYCGMNRDPAFGPVFTVGFGGTDVEARTPAVALGPVDRELATGLVRSAGLPPSASGLVDVLLALGRLASEHPEVTEIDVNPLIVTTEGVVAVDALVVLEQGVSR; encoded by the coding sequence GTGGTCCGGACCCTGGCGGACCTCGCCGACACCTACGGCGTCTTCCCCGTCGTGGTCTCGGTCGGCAACTGTGACGCACCTGCGCACATCATGGCCGCGGCGCGGGAAGGGGGCGTTCCGCTGGTCCGCGGCATCGACCGAGCCATGCGGGCCATCAGCGGCATCGGGGCGAGCTGGGCCGCGGTCGACTCGGTGCCCGCGGTGGAGCACACCGTCGCGCAACCGCGGCTCGTCGGTGCGGGAGCGTTGCCGGAGTTCGACTCCGCGACCGTCCTGCGTCGCTACGGCGTGGTGGTCGCCGAGGGCATCCGCGCCGAGAACGCCCAGGCCGCGGCGGCCGCGGCGGACTCCCTGGGGTATCCGGTCGTGGTCAAGGTCGACGGCCCCGCGCACAAGTCCAGGAGCAACGGCGTGATCCTCGGGCTGACCAGCCCGCACGCGGTGTCGGAGGCCGCCACGGCCATCGGCGGCCCGGTGCTGGTGGCTCGGCAGCTGCCGCCCGGCATCGAGGTCTACTGCGGCATGAACCGCGACCCCGCATTCGGTCCCGTGTTCACCGTCGGCTTCGGAGGCACCGACGTGGAGGCGAGGACGCCCGCCGTAGCGCTGGGACCGGTGGATCGGGAGCTCGCCACCGGGCTCGTCCGATCCGCCGGGCTGCCCCCGTCGGCCTCCGGGCTCGTCGACGTCCTGCTGGCACTCGGCCGTCTCGCCTCCGAGCACCCGGAAGTGACCGAGATCGATGTGAACCCCCTCATCGTCACCACCGAGGGAGTGGTCGCCGTCGACGCCCTCGTGGTCCTGGAGCAGGGGGTGTCGCGATGA